A single genomic interval of Macadamia integrifolia cultivar HAES 741 chromosome 6, SCU_Mint_v3, whole genome shotgun sequence harbors:
- the LOC122080632 gene encoding geraniol 8-hydroxylase-like, giving the protein MMDFFTLVLGLLLVLWSLRAWISALILGTSHKRLPPGPVPLPIVGSLFELGNKPNESLARLAQTYGPLMTLKLGHVTTVVASTANMAKEVLQTHDQALAGRMVLDAVRALNHYQASVIWLSPSSRWRNLRKLCNNQIFTSQRLNASESLRRQKIEELVTHVRESAQMGRPVDIGQSAFATSLNLLSNTMFSLDLARPESDTAQDFKAVVRRIMEEAGKPNLSDYFPILRPLDLQGIKRSMTIYVGRLYKVFDEIIDQRLVSRASLPSPTRNNDLLDILLDQDSSSEFSRHDIKSLFGDIFVAGTDTTSTTLEWAMAELLHKPESMVKAQLELQENVGDRKPMEETDVARLPYLQAVVKETLRLHPPAPLLLPHKAEAEVEICGFTVPKDAQVLVNVWTIERDPSIWTNPDSFVPERFLGSSGIDVRGRDFELTPFGAGRRICPGMPLALSMVHLMLAALLHSFDWKIEGGISPNDMDMADKFGITLEKALPLRAIPLEATRS; this is encoded by the exons ATGATGGACTTCTTCACCTTGGTGTTAGGTCTCTTGTTGGTGCTGTGGAGTCTGCGGGCATGGATCTCCGCACTCATCCTTGGGACAAGCCACAAACGGCTCCCACCAGGCCCCGTCCCTCTCCCCATCGTTGGGAGCCTCTTCGAACTTGGTAACAAACCCAACGAGTCGCTCGCCCGACTTGCTCAGACCTATGGCCCACTCATGACTCTCAAGCTCGGTCACGTAACGACCGTCGTTGCTTCTACTGCCAACATGGCCAAAGAGGTCCTCCAAACCCACGACCAGGCTCTCGCCGGTCGAATGGTATTGGATGCCGTTCGGGCGCTGAACCACTACCAGGCATCCGTTATATGGCTCTCCCCCTCCTCCCGATGGCGAAACCTTCGCAAGCTCTGCAACAATCAGATATTTACTTCACAGAGACTCAACGCGAGCGAATCGTTGCGTCGGCAGAAGATAGAGGAGCTTGTCACTCACGTACGTGAAAGTGCTCAGATGGGTCGACCCGTTGATATTGGTCAGTCCGCGTTCGCCACCTCCCTTAACCTCCTATCCAACACCATGTTCTCCCTTGACCTGGCCCGTCCAGAATCAGATACCGCACAGGACTTCAAAGCAGTGGTGCGGAGAATTATGGAAGAAGCAGGAAAGCCAAATCTTTCGGATTATTTTCCTATATTGAGACCATTAGACTTGCAAGGTATAAAACGCAGTATGACTATTTACGTGGGAAGACTATACAAGGTGTTCGATGAAATCATCGACCAACGATTGGTCTCTAGAGCTTCACTTCCTTCTCCGACTAGGAATAATGATCTACTAGATATACTGCTCGATCAAGATAGCAGTTCAGAATTTAGCCGTCACGATATCAAATCGTTATTTGGG GACATATTTGTAGCAGGGACGGACACGACCTCTACGACATTAGAGTGGGCGATGGCTGAACTACTTCATAAACCAGAGTCGATGGTGAAGGCTCAATTGGAGCTGCAAGAAAACGTTGGAGATCGTAAACCAATGGAGGAAACTGATGTCGCTCGGCTCCCTTATTTACAAGCGGTGGTGAAGGAGACCTTGCGGCTGCACCCACCAGCTCCGCTTTTGCTCCCTCATAAAGCAGAAGCTGAAGTGGAGATCTGTGGGTTCACTGTGCCGAAGGATGCCCAAGTGCTGGTGAACGTGTGGACTATTGAGCGAGATCCCAGCATATGGACGAATCCGGATTCGTTTGTTCCTGAGAGGTTCTTGGGGTCGTCGGGGATTGATGTCAGAGGCCGAGACTTCGAGCTCACACCGTTCGGGGCTGGGAGAAGGATCTGTCCGGGGATGCCACTTGCGTTGTCGATGGTGCACCTGATGTTGGCTGCACTTCTACATTCGTTTGATTGGAAGATTGAAGGTGGGATAAGCCCCAATGACATGGACATGGCCGATAAGTTTGGGATCACCTTGGAGAAAGCTCTGCCCCTTAGAGCGATACCACTTGAG GCGACACGGTCTTGA